A genomic window from Ilyobacter polytropus DSM 2926 includes:
- the argC gene encoding N-acetyl-gamma-glutamyl-phosphate reductase, producing MVRVGIIGATGYAGQQLVWYLNMHKNAEIKFMVSNSYVGQEFSEIYRNFKKFLDDKLIGVEDVESKLDEIDVLFMALPHGKSAPFVKLAMDKGIKAIDLGADFRLDSEETFKEWYKDDYKHPEFIKDAVYGLPELKRREEIKNCKIIANPGCYPTASILALAPLLENDLIEKDSIVIDAKSGVSGAGRSAKIASLYTECNESIKAYGVTTHRHTAEIEQELSKIGEENIALTFTPHLVPMNRGILSVTYSKLKKDISEKEIYDLYNKFYENEYFVRVINDLPETRFVRGTNLCDIAVRVDKRTNRVIAISAIDNLIKGAAGQAIQNMNIMFGLEENDGLDILAMNP from the coding sequence ATGGTGAGAGTAGGAATAATCGGAGCCACTGGCTATGCTGGACAACAGCTTGTATGGTATCTAAATATGCACAAGAATGCAGAGATAAAGTTTATGGTATCAAATAGCTATGTAGGACAGGAGTTCAGCGAAATCTATAGGAACTTTAAAAAGTTTTTAGATGACAAGCTTATAGGGGTAGAAGATGTAGAATCTAAGTTAGATGAGATAGATGTTCTTTTTATGGCTCTTCCTCACGGTAAATCTGCTCCCTTTGTAAAGCTCGCAATGGACAAGGGTATAAAAGCTATAGACCTAGGTGCAGACTTTAGGCTAGATAGTGAAGAAACCTTTAAAGAGTGGTACAAAGACGATTATAAACATCCTGAATTCATAAAAGATGCAGTTTATGGTCTGCCTGAACTGAAAAGAAGAGAAGAGATAAAAAACTGCAAAATAATAGCAAATCCAGGATGTTATCCTACTGCTAGCATATTGGCTCTAGCTCCCCTTTTAGAAAATGACCTTATAGAAAAGGATTCTATTGTGATAGATGCAAAGTCGGGAGTCTCAGGGGCAGGTAGATCTGCAAAGATAGCATCCCTTTATACAGAGTGCAACGAATCTATAAAGGCTTATGGTGTGACAACTCACAGACATACAGCAGAGATTGAGCAAGAGTTATCTAAGATAGGAGAGGAAAACATAGCCTTAACATTCACGCCTCATCTTGTACCAATGAACAGAGGGATACTTTCTGTGACTTATTCAAAGCTGAAAAAAGATATCAGTGAAAAAGAGATTTATGACCTATATAACAAGTTCTATGAAAATGAGTATTTTGTAAGGGTTATAAATGACCTTCCTGAAACTAGATTTGTAAGGGGAACTAACCTCTGTGATATCGCAGTAAGGGTGGACAAAAGGACAAATAGAGTGATAGCAATATCTGCAATAGATAACCTTATAAAAGGTGCTGCAGGACAGGCAATACAGAATATGAATATCATGTTTGGTCTTGAGGAAAACGACGGTTTAGATATTTTGGCAATGAATCCATAA
- a CDS encoding (Fe-S)-binding protein, producing MKDLLVNYMNNQRKNILKKCTQCGLCIKKCPIIKNTKLKNITPQNIQKEVIKFLKEGIPNETVYNRGFSCMECFGCVDACCPQGLDPMLINDMIKWDYRRNNLIESKYTDPKDKNSLHRIISSTQINKEDYDKLLTFSPSSKADYVFFPGCNVYFQPEKLLNALDILDLIGKDLAFVPGLDFCCGESHIGAGAIKEADSISRKLIDKLSSYTPKTVIFWCPTCLCRFEKTLTFAVDIPFKMISFPEFVAENIDSLSFKKEINKTVTLHEACKSAFTGLDLNGARNILKKLPGVSLVEMPRHGKNTSCCGSGAVTFFKESFDTVRKERMNEAAETKAELLVDVCHYCHEVFIDREQKYNYSVVNYVSLIAEALGIEREDKFKKYKQMNDVDKILDDAKDYIEQSTFSNDNIIEALKTIVE from the coding sequence ATGAAAGATTTATTGGTCAACTATATGAACAATCAACGGAAAAATATTTTAAAAAAATGCACTCAATGTGGTTTATGTATTAAAAAGTGTCCAATTATAAAAAATACTAAATTGAAAAATATTACACCTCAAAATATACAGAAAGAAGTTATTAAATTTTTGAAAGAAGGGATTCCAAATGAAACTGTATATAACAGGGGCTTTTCTTGTATGGAATGTTTTGGATGTGTTGATGCCTGTTGTCCCCAAGGTTTAGATCCTATGCTTATTAATGATATGATCAAATGGGATTATAGACGTAACAATCTGATTGAATCTAAATATACTGACCCTAAGGATAAAAATTCTTTACATAGAATTATATCCAGCACACAGATAAATAAAGAGGACTATGATAAATTACTAACCTTCTCCCCTTCTTCAAAAGCCGATTATGTATTTTTCCCTGGGTGCAACGTCTACTTTCAGCCTGAAAAGCTTTTAAATGCTTTGGACATACTGGATCTTATAGGTAAGGACTTGGCTTTTGTGCCGGGGTTGGATTTTTGTTGTGGAGAGTCTCATATAGGGGCAGGTGCAATAAAAGAAGCTGACAGTATATCTAGGAAATTAATTGATAAACTGTCATCTTACACTCCTAAAACAGTTATCTTCTGGTGTCCAACTTGTTTATGTCGTTTTGAGAAAACATTAACTTTTGCAGTGGATATTCCTTTTAAAATGATTTCTTTTCCTGAATTTGTTGCAGAGAATATAGATAGCCTGTCATTTAAAAAAGAAATAAATAAAACAGTTACTTTACACGAAGCTTGTAAGTCAGCTTTTACGGGATTGGATTTAAATGGTGCTAGGAATATTTTGAAAAAACTTCCAGGGGTTTCTTTGGTAGAAATGCCACGTCATGGTAAAAATACCTCTTGCTGCGGCAGTGGAGCAGTAACTTTTTTTAAAGAAAGCTTTGATACAGTAAGAAAGGAACGTATGAATGAAGCTGCAGAAACAAAAGCAGAGTTATTGGTAGATGTATGTCATTATTGTCATGAAGTTTTTATAGATAGAGAACAAAAATATAATTATTCGGTTGTTAATTATGTTTCTTTAATTGCAGAAGCTTTAGGCATTGAAAGAGAAGATAAGTTTAAAAAATATAAGCAGATGAATGATGTAGATAAAATTTTAGATGATGCTAAAGATTATATTGAACAGTCAACTTTTTCAAATGATAATATAATTGAAGCTTTAAAAACTATTGTTGAATAA
- a CDS encoding 5-formyltetrahydrofolate cyclo-ligase, producing the protein MKKKKTEMRKILLDKRDQLSSAQKENLDKQILSNFTKSIFYKNAETIFIFVSFGSEVNTHIIIEQAINDGKNVCVPKINSKDKVMEVFKIESMDELKEGYYGILEPSEEKSKAAAEELDLVVVPGVGFDINGYRVGYGGGFYDKFFDGIDKEVSKVALGYNVQMVDEVPTEKHDKRISGLITESHTYIFVC; encoded by the coding sequence ATGAAAAAAAAGAAAACAGAGATGAGAAAGATACTTTTAGACAAAAGAGATCAGTTAAGTTCAGCCCAAAAAGAGAATCTAGATAAGCAAATACTTAGTAATTTTACAAAAAGTATTTTTTATAAAAATGCAGAGACAATTTTTATATTTGTAAGCTTTGGAAGTGAGGTAAATACTCATATAATAATAGAACAAGCCATAAATGACGGAAAAAATGTATGCGTTCCCAAAATAAATTCAAAAGATAAAGTTATGGAAGTATTTAAAATAGAAAGCATGGACGAACTAAAAGAGGGTTACTATGGAATATTAGAACCTTCTGAGGAAAAATCAAAGGCTGCCGCTGAAGAACTGGACTTAGTGGTAGTTCCAGGAGTTGGGTTTGACATAAATGGTTACAGGGTAGGCTACGGAGGAGGATTTTATGACAAATTCTTTGACGGCATAGATAAAGAAGTTTCTAAGGTGGCTCTAGGGTACAATGTCCAAATGGTGGATGAAGTGCCAACAGAAAAGCACGATAAAAGAATAAGCGGTCTTATTACAGAGTCACATACTTATATATTTGTTTGCTAG
- a CDS encoding PucR family transcriptional regulator, with protein MIVKLRELYGSVKDQEIKLIAGKKGLDNIVRWVHMVENIEISVFLDGQEIAFTTGIGLEKKSDLLDLVKHAYNNRCSGMVINIGPFIDEISDEIIAFANEHNFPIFEVPWHVHVAEIMRIFCYNITISDRINTELSGAFKNSIFFQNQEELYVPQLERYDFNANWSYCLAIMEPVNMNTDKRSKILKTIENTVSSITQKSFVFELEGKFVLVFAEYTEEEIREIIKITKDKCSPLLKGNEEIYCGIGKSTRNIKCIAKSYKRASDVLKLQKSSDNNDIIIYRELGLYKLLLSLEDEEVVQEYYQETLDPLVKHDQLNNTDYVEVLDTYLKNNGSLKGVAAELFYHRNTITYKLNKIQEILSCDLSELNTKLAYSIALMLKEII; from the coding sequence ATGATAGTCAAATTAAGGGAATTGTATGGTTCAGTTAAAGATCAAGAAATAAAGCTTATTGCCGGAAAAAAAGGCCTAGACAATATTGTAAGATGGGTACATATGGTCGAAAATATTGAAATATCTGTTTTTTTAGACGGTCAGGAGATTGCCTTTACCACAGGTATCGGTCTAGAAAAGAAAAGTGATCTGCTTGATCTGGTTAAACACGCTTACAATAACCGGTGTAGTGGTATGGTTATTAACATCGGTCCTTTTATCGATGAGATTTCAGATGAGATCATAGCCTTTGCCAACGAGCATAATTTTCCTATTTTTGAAGTCCCATGGCATGTACATGTAGCCGAAATAATGCGTATCTTCTGCTATAACATAACAATATCTGATAGGATCAATACTGAATTATCCGGTGCTTTCAAAAACTCCATCTTTTTCCAAAACCAAGAAGAATTGTATGTACCACAGCTCGAAAGGTACGACTTCAATGCCAATTGGTCATACTGCCTTGCTATTATGGAACCTGTAAACATGAATACTGATAAAAGATCTAAAATATTAAAAACTATTGAAAATACTGTAAGTTCTATAACCCAAAAATCCTTTGTTTTCGAATTAGAGGGTAAATTTGTCTTGGTCTTTGCAGAGTATACAGAGGAAGAAATAAGGGAAATCATTAAAATTACAAAGGATAAATGTTCACCTTTGTTGAAAGGCAACGAAGAGATTTATTGTGGAATAGGGAAGAGTACCAGAAATATCAAGTGTATTGCAAAAAGTTATAAAAGAGCATCAGATGTATTAAAACTTCAAAAGAGCAGCGATAATAATGATATAATTATATACCGTGAGTTAGGTTTGTATAAACTTCTCCTTTCCCTCGAGGATGAAGAGGTTGTACAGGAATATTACCAGGAGACACTAGACCCCCTTGTAAAACACGACCAGTTAAATAACACAGATTATGTGGAAGTACTAGATACCTACCTCAAAAACAACGGAAGTCTCAAAGGAGTGGCTGCGGAACTTTTTTATCACCGAAACACAATTACATATAAATTAAATAAAATCCAAGAGATACTTTCTTGTGATCTGTCAGAGCTTAATACAAAGCTTGCCTACAGTATCGCCCTTATGTTGAAAGAGATTATCTAA
- the argJ gene encoding bifunctional glutamate N-acetyltransferase/amino-acid acetyltransferase ArgJ, with amino-acid sequence MKILEGKSITAVQGIKAAGITAGIKKSGRKDVCVVYSEKEAVGSAVFTTNKVKAAPLFLDMENIKNDTIRAIVVNSGNANACTGKEGYENSVKMGKVVAEHFAIDPKEVIVESTGVIGVQLPMDKIVSGIEEACKSVSAEGGHDAAEAIMTTDLFVKEVAIEIEVDGKPVTIAGMAKGSGMIHPNMATMLGTVVTDINITKAMLEKAFKGSVDDSYNMISVDGDTSTNDMVVVMANGMAENKLIDSENEDFMKFKAALDYLNKELAKLIAIDGEGATKLLEANVVNAKDVKSAKSAAKSVITSNLTKCAFFGEDANWGRILCAVGYSEADFDPEKIDIFLKSNGLSIQVAENGRGMAFDELLASEILKEKEVTVYIDMKIGEAEATAWGCDLSYKYVEINGAYRT; translated from the coding sequence ATGAAAATATTAGAAGGAAAATCCATAACTGCTGTACAGGGTATAAAGGCAGCAGGAATAACGGCAGGAATAAAAAAGAGCGGAAGAAAAGATGTGTGCGTTGTTTACAGTGAGAAAGAAGCTGTGGGATCAGCGGTGTTTACAACAAATAAGGTAAAGGCTGCACCTCTTTTTCTAGATATGGAAAATATAAAAAATGATACTATAAGAGCCATTGTGGTAAACAGCGGAAATGCAAATGCCTGTACAGGTAAAGAGGGATATGAAAATTCTGTAAAAATGGGTAAGGTAGTAGCAGAGCACTTTGCAATTGATCCAAAGGAGGTCATTGTAGAATCTACAGGAGTTATAGGGGTACAGCTTCCAATGGATAAAATTGTTTCAGGAATAGAAGAGGCTTGTAAATCAGTGTCAGCAGAAGGTGGACACGATGCAGCAGAAGCAATAATGACCACAGATCTTTTTGTAAAAGAGGTGGCAATAGAGATAGAAGTAGATGGGAAGCCTGTAACTATAGCAGGTATGGCAAAAGGATCTGGGATGATTCATCCAAATATGGCAACTATGCTAGGAACTGTGGTTACAGATATAAATATAACAAAGGCTATGCTTGAAAAGGCTTTTAAGGGAAGTGTAGATGACTCTTACAACATGATCTCAGTAGACGGAGATACGAGCACAAATGACATGGTAGTAGTAATGGCAAATGGTATGGCCGAAAACAAACTGATAGATAGTGAAAATGAGGATTTCATGAAGTTTAAGGCTGCCCTTGACTATCTTAATAAAGAGTTAGCAAAACTGATAGCAATAGACGGAGAGGGTGCCACAAAACTTCTAGAGGCAAATGTAGTAAATGCAAAGGATGTAAAAAGTGCCAAGTCGGCTGCTAAGTCTGTAATAACTTCTAACCTTACAAAGTGTGCATTCTTCGGTGAAGATGCAAACTGGGGTAGAATCCTATGTGCAGTAGGGTATTCTGAAGCTGATTTTGATCCTGAAAAAATCGATATTTTCCTGAAGTCAAATGGACTTTCAATACAGGTTGCTGAAAACGGGAGAGGGATGGCATTTGACGAACTCCTTGCCTCGGAAATTCTAAAAGAAAAAGAGGTAACTGTTTATATAGATATGAAAATAGGAGAAGCTGAGGCGACTGCTTGGGGATGCGATCTTAGTTATAAATATGTGGAAATAAACGGAGCATACAGAACCTAA
- the carB gene encoding carbamoyl-phosphate synthase (glutamine-hydrolyzing) large subunit — protein MKHNIEKVMIIGSGPIIIGQAAEFDYSGTQACKAIKEEGIEIVLLNSNPATIMTDNNIADKVYIEPLTVEVAEEIIKKEKPQGILAGFGGQTALNLAMELEGQGILDKYNVKLFGINSEAIRRAEDREEFKELLEKLGEPVAISGIASTMDECVKFAETNGFPIIVRPAYTMGGTGGGIADNMEDFKDICSKGLIMSPIKQLLLEQSVAGWKEIEYEVMRDSKGNCITVCNMENFDPVGIHTGDSIVIAPSQTLTNYEYQMLRQSSLKIIDELKIEGGCNVQFALDPHSHNYIVIEVNPRVSRSSALASKATGYPIAKIAAKIALGYNLDELKNYVTGYSSAFFEPALDYVVMKIPKWPFDKFRSASKKLGTQMKATGEVMAIDRTFEASLLKAITCLEGGLSGINLPAFNSLTKEELLTKIKECDDERIFAIAQAMRIGVGIEEIHEVSKVDRWFLNGIKNIIDLEKELSENSLSHKILEKAETMGFTDDEILRLSNWDKSEVDKMRQEKGMYPVYKMVDTCSGEFEAVTPYYYSCYEKEDENILSEDKKIVVIGSGPIRIGQGVEFDYCSVHGVWAIKEAGYQSIIINNNPETVSTDFDTSDKLYFESLYIDDVLNVIREENPYGVIVQFGGQTSINLAKRLEESGVNILGTKYESIDLAEDRDKFRNFLEGLGIESPEGYAAKNLEESYAAAEKIGYPVVVRPSYVIGGRAMRVVHNKESLTEYMTHAIDMSKETTILIDKYVYGTEIEVDAICDGEDILIPGIMEHIEKTGVHSGDSITSYPTISLSDEVIAELVESTRKIAVNIKTLGIINIQYVFDGKKLYIIEVNPRASRTVPILSKVTGVPMVKVAVETMLGKKLKDLEYGTGLRQNKNFYAVKLPVFSTEKLSDVDTFLSPEMKSTGEVLGVDQNFDVAVYKGFSAVGMKIPVDGKLYVSLNDVSKDMGLETIKDYKELGFSVCASKGTAEYLNKKGIEAEYIQGEKLKELISDGVINLIINTPTIGDDRSRYGFGIRRKASEYRIPAFTSIDTASLFMKAIEVKKSNKPVTYNHMRYYLGL, from the coding sequence ATGAAGCATAATATAGAAAAGGTAATGATTATAGGTTCCGGACCAATAATCATCGGACAGGCTGCAGAATTTGACTATTCTGGTACACAGGCATGTAAGGCCATAAAAGAAGAGGGAATTGAAATAGTCCTTTTAAACAGTAACCCGGCTACAATAATGACAGACAACAATATAGCTGATAAGGTATATATAGAACCTCTTACAGTAGAAGTTGCTGAGGAGATTATTAAAAAAGAGAAACCTCAGGGAATTCTTGCAGGTTTTGGAGGTCAGACAGCCTTAAATCTGGCTATGGAACTAGAAGGTCAGGGGATTCTTGATAAATATAATGTTAAACTTTTTGGGATAAACAGTGAGGCTATAAGAAGAGCTGAAGACAGAGAGGAGTTTAAGGAACTTCTTGAAAAACTAGGAGAACCTGTGGCGATAAGTGGAATAGCATCTACAATGGACGAGTGTGTAAAATTTGCAGAGACAAACGGCTTCCCTATAATAGTGAGACCTGCCTATACAATGGGAGGAACAGGGGGAGGAATAGCCGACAATATGGAGGACTTTAAGGATATCTGTTCTAAGGGCCTTATAATGAGCCCTATAAAGCAGCTTCTTCTTGAGCAAAGTGTGGCAGGGTGGAAAGAGATAGAATATGAGGTTATGAGGGACTCTAAAGGGAACTGCATAACTGTGTGTAACATGGAAAACTTTGACCCTGTGGGAATTCATACTGGAGACAGTATTGTAATAGCTCCCTCTCAGACTCTGACAAATTATGAATATCAGATGCTTAGACAGTCTTCTCTTAAGATAATAGATGAATTAAAGATAGAGGGAGGGTGTAATGTACAGTTTGCCCTAGACCCTCATTCTCATAATTATATAGTAATTGAGGTAAACCCTAGGGTAAGTAGATCATCTGCCCTAGCATCTAAGGCCACAGGTTATCCCATTGCAAAGATAGCGGCAAAGATAGCCTTAGGTTATAACTTAGATGAGCTTAAAAACTATGTTACAGGTTATTCTAGTGCCTTCTTTGAACCGGCCCTTGATTATGTTGTAATGAAGATACCTAAATGGCCTTTTGATAAATTCAGATCGGCTTCTAAAAAACTTGGTACCCAGATGAAGGCTACTGGAGAGGTAATGGCAATTGACAGAACCTTTGAGGCCTCACTTTTAAAGGCGATAACATGCCTTGAGGGAGGACTTTCAGGTATAAACCTACCTGCATTTAACAGCCTCACAAAAGAGGAACTACTTACAAAGATAAAAGAGTGTGACGATGAGAGGATCTTTGCCATAGCTCAGGCCATGAGAATAGGCGTAGGTATAGAGGAGATACATGAAGTGAGTAAGGTCGACAGATGGTTTCTAAACGGAATCAAAAATATAATTGACCTTGAAAAAGAACTTTCTGAAAATAGTCTTTCTCATAAAATTCTAGAAAAAGCTGAAACTATGGGATTCACCGATGATGAGATCTTGAGGCTCAGTAACTGGGATAAATCAGAAGTAGATAAAATGAGACAAGAAAAGGGAATGTATCCTGTATATAAGATGGTAGATACATGCAGTGGTGAATTTGAAGCCGTTACCCCTTATTATTACTCGTGTTATGAAAAGGAAGATGAAAATATACTTTCAGAGGATAAAAAAATAGTGGTTATAGGATCTGGACCTATAAGAATTGGACAGGGAGTGGAATTTGACTATTGCTCTGTACATGGTGTGTGGGCCATAAAAGAAGCTGGTTACCAGTCTATTATTATAAACAATAACCCTGAAACTGTAAGTACTGACTTTGACACATCTGACAAGCTGTATTTTGAGTCTCTATATATCGATGATGTCTTAAATGTTATTCGTGAGGAAAATCCTTACGGAGTAATAGTGCAGTTCGGAGGACAGACCTCTATAAATCTAGCAAAAAGACTAGAAGAGTCCGGTGTAAATATCCTAGGAACAAAATACGAATCTATCGACCTTGCAGAAGATAGAGATAAATTCCGAAACTTCCTTGAAGGTCTCGGAATAGAAAGTCCTGAAGGTTATGCTGCAAAAAATCTAGAAGAATCTTATGCAGCGGCAGAAAAGATAGGCTACCCTGTAGTTGTGAGACCATCTTATGTAATAGGTGGTAGAGCCATGAGGGTAGTACACAACAAGGAAAGTTTAACAGAGTATATGACCCATGCCATTGATATGTCTAAAGAAACTACGATTCTTATAGATAAATATGTCTACGGGACAGAGATAGAAGTGGATGCAATCTGTGATGGTGAGGATATATTGATTCCTGGTATAATGGAGCATATAGAAAAAACCGGAGTCCACTCTGGAGATAGTATAACAAGCTATCCGACTATAAGTCTGAGTGATGAGGTAATAGCCGAGCTTGTGGAAAGCACAAGAAAAATAGCAGTAAATATAAAAACTTTGGGAATAATAAATATTCAGTATGTATTTGACGGAAAGAAACTTTATATAATAGAAGTAAATCCGAGAGCTTCTAGAACTGTACCGATTTTAAGTAAGGTAACAGGGGTGCCTATGGTAAAAGTGGCAGTAGAGACTATGCTAGGAAAAAAACTAAAAGACCTGGAATATGGTACTGGTCTCAGACAAAACAAAAACTTCTATGCAGTAAAACTTCCTGTATTCTCAACTGAAAAACTTAGTGATGTGGATACATTCCTAAGTCCAGAGATGAAATCTACCGGAGAGGTTTTAGGAGTGGATCAGAATTTTGATGTGGCTGTGTACAAGGGGTTCTCTGCTGTGGGAATGAAAATACCAGTAGACGGTAAACTTTATGTATCCTTAAATGATGTCAGCAAAGATATGGGACTTGAAACAATAAAAGATTACAAAGAACTAGGATTTTCTGTATGCGCTTCTAAGGGGACGGCGGAGTACCTGAATAAAAAGGGTATAGAGGCCGAGTATATACAAGGTGAAAAATTAAAAGAACTTATATCAGATGGAGTCATAAACCTCATAATAAATACACCTACAATAGGAGACGACAGAAGCAGATACGGATTTGGAATCAGAAGAAAGGCTTCTGAGTACAGGATTCCTGCCTTTACTTCTATAGATACAGCGTCTTTATTTATGAAGGCTATAGAGGTTAAAAAATCCAATAAACCTGTGACATATAATCATATGAGGTACTATCTAGGACTTTAA
- the argB gene encoding acetylglutamate kinase: MQKQIEKAEMLVEALPYIKKFAGKTVVVKYGGNAMINDEIKDQVMKDIVLMKYVGVNPVIVHGGGPAINSMLAKIGKEAEFKMGNRVTDEETMEIVEMVLSGKVNKGIVAGINRHGGKAIGLSGKDGNLILARKKYLMDGKEKVDIGFVGEVKKINASIIEDLQKDGFIPVISTVGVDEDGNTYNINADYVAGAIAGALNADKFLFMTDVPGLLRDINDPSSKISVLKYNEAKDLIEDGTISGGMLPKIDACMTALDAGAENVHIIDGRVKHTILLELFTDSGIGTMIVKDYRIVR; encoded by the coding sequence ATGCAAAAACAAATAGAAAAGGCTGAGATGTTAGTAGAGGCACTTCCATATATAAAAAAATTTGCAGGTAAAACAGTAGTTGTAAAGTACGGCGGGAATGCCATGATAAATGACGAGATAAAAGATCAGGTCATGAAGGATATAGTTCTCATGAAATATGTAGGTGTTAACCCGGTGATAGTTCATGGGGGAGGACCTGCAATAAATAGTATGCTTGCAAAAATAGGTAAAGAAGCAGAGTTTAAAATGGGAAATAGAGTAACAGATGAGGAAACCATGGAAATAGTGGAGATGGTATTATCTGGAAAAGTGAATAAGGGCATCGTAGCTGGTATCAATCGGCATGGTGGGAAAGCCATCGGCCTTAGCGGTAAGGACGGAAATCTAATTTTAGCAAGAAAAAAATACCTCATGGATGGAAAAGAAAAGGTCGATATCGGCTTTGTAGGAGAGGTAAAGAAGATCAATGCCAGTATTATAGAGGATCTGCAAAAAGACGGCTTTATCCCTGTAATATCAACAGTAGGTGTAGATGAAGATGGAAATACATATAATATAAATGCCGACTATGTGGCAGGAGCAATTGCAGGGGCCTTAAATGCCGACAAGTTTTTATTTATGACAGATGTTCCGGGACTTCTGAGGGATATAAATGATCCTAGCAGCAAGATAAGTGTGCTGAAATATAATGAGGCAAAGGACCTTATAGAAGACGGAACAATAAGCGGGGGTATGCTTCCGAAAATTGATGCCTGCATGACTGCTTTAGACGCCGGAGCTGAAAATGTCCATATTATAGATGGAAGAGTAAAACACACTATTTTACTAGAGCTCTTTACAGACTCTGGTATAGGTACAATGATAGTAAAAGATTATAGAATAGTTAGATAG
- the carA gene encoding glutamine-hydrolyzing carbamoyl-phosphate synthase small subunit, with the protein MYGALYLEDGTVYEGKGFGYEGVSSGELVFNTSMTGYQEILTDPSYAGQVITMTYPLIGNYGVNETFNEADKSYAKGMVVKAVSENPSNFMSEGDFDKFLKKMKIVGVYGVDTRAVTKKIRDNGAMKCVISSRKLTQSEIDEHMGTIKTEDDWMRVVGTQKAYKVPGDGFRVALIDFGVKENIIRNLQKRGCHVTVYPFNATSEEVMAGNPDGVLLSNGPGDPKFAVEGIEAAKDFIGKIPMFGICLGHQVISLAIGGDTYKTKFGHRGGNHGVLDIDRNKSFISSQNHGYATEEKSLAGTGARVNFINLNDNTVEGIEMENYPVFSVQFHPEGAPGPEDTTYLFDKFIKFMKESKNEA; encoded by the coding sequence ATGTACGGAGCGCTTTACCTAGAAGACGGTACTGTGTACGAAGGCAAAGGATTTGGATACGAGGGAGTTTCCAGTGGCGAGCTGGTTTTTAATACATCTATGACTGGCTACCAAGAGATACTGACAGATCCTTCATATGCAGGTCAGGTTATTACCATGACCTACCCACTTATTGGAAATTATGGAGTAAATGAAACCTTTAATGAGGCAGACAAGTCTTATGCAAAGGGTATGGTTGTAAAGGCTGTATCTGAAAATCCAAGCAACTTTATGAGTGAAGGGGATTTTGATAAATTCCTGAAAAAAATGAAGATTGTAGGGGTATATGGAGTAGATACGAGAGCTGTCACCAAAAAGATAAGAGACAATGGGGCTATGAAATGTGTTATATCTAGCAGAAAGCTTACTCAGTCTGAAATAGATGAGCATATGGGGACCATCAAGACTGAGGATGACTGGATGAGAGTAGTAGGGACTCAAAAAGCCTACAAAGTACCAGGAGACGGGTTTAGAGTGGCTCTTATAGACTTTGGTGTAAAAGAGAATATAATAAGGAACCTCCAAAAGAGAGGCTGTCATGTAACTGTATATCCATTTAACGCAACAAGTGAAGAGGTTATGGCAGGAAATCCTGACGGTGTACTTCTTAGTAACGGACCTGGAGACCCAAAATTTGCAGTAGAGGGTATAGAGGCTGCTAAGGATTTCATAGGAAAAATTCCTATGTTTGGAATCTGTCTTGGTCATCAGGTTATCTCCCTGGCTATAGGGGGAGACACCTACAAGACAAAATTTGGACACAGGGGAGGAAATCACGGAGTTTTAGATATTGATAGAAATAAATCTTTTATCAGTTCTCAAAACCACGGATATGCCACTGAGGAAAAAAGTCTTGCAGGTACAGGAGCTAGAGTAAATTTTATAAATTTGAATGATAACACTGTAGAGGGGATAGAAATGGAAAATTATCCGGTATTTTCTGTGCAATTCCATCCTGAGGGAGCACCGGGGCCTGAGGATACGACCTATCTTTTTGACAAGTTTATAAAATTTATGAAGGAGAGTAAAAATGAAGCATAA